One genomic window of Cetobacterium ceti includes the following:
- a CDS encoding mannose-1-phosphate guanylyltransferase has translation MKVVLIMAGGSGERFWPLSTREKPKQLLKIFSEKSMIRETVDRVLPIVPKENIFISTNILQWEGIHRELEEIPVDNIIIEPMGRDTASAIGYGAIVIDERFKGCSIELIVLPADHMIKKEASFREVLLKGCQEAKENSVIVTLGIKPTRPETGYGYIEVKKVKDREELKEGNIYRVKRFREKPNQEVAETYVNSGNYLWNSGMFIFSMETIFKNFQVLMEDHWDILKDLREVVKGEVTGEKLSNLAKPYFEKFEKISIDYGIMEQSKNIRVIPCDIGWSDLGSYNAFSEIYTPDSNGNITKGRVVAFESKENIVIGSDFTISLLGVDNLVVVKGENNNILIAKRSRVQDIKKLLDLYRSML, from the coding sequence AAATATTTTCAGAAAAAAGTATGATAAGGGAAACTGTGGATAGGGTACTACCCATAGTTCCTAAGGAAAATATTTTCATAAGCACAAATATATTACAATGGGAGGGTATCCATAGGGAGTTAGAAGAAATTCCTGTGGATAATATAATTATAGAACCCATGGGGAGGGACACCGCCTCAGCCATAGGGTACGGAGCAATAGTTATAGATGAAAGGTTTAAGGGGTGTAGTATAGAGCTAATAGTTTTACCAGCTGATCACATGATAAAAAAAGAAGCAAGTTTTAGGGAAGTATTGTTAAAGGGATGCCAAGAGGCAAAGGAAAATAGTGTTATAGTTACTTTGGGAATTAAACCTACTAGACCAGAAACTGGCTATGGGTATATTGAAGTGAAAAAAGTGAAAGATAGGGAAGAATTAAAAGAGGGGAATATATATAGGGTAAAAAGGTTTAGGGAAAAACCCAACCAAGAGGTTGCAGAAACTTATGTAAACTCTGGAAACTATCTGTGGAATTCAGGGATGTTTATTTTTTCCATGGAAACAATTTTTAAAAATTTTCAAGTTTTAATGGAGGACCATTGGGACATTTTAAAAGATTTAAGGGAAGTGGTAAAGGGGGAAGTTACTGGGGAGAAACTTTCTAATTTAGCAAAACCTTACTTTGAAAAATTTGAAAAAATATCCATAGATTATGGAATAATGGAACAATCTAAAAATATAAGGGTGATACCCTGTGATATTGGTTGGAGTGACCTTGGAAGTTACAATGCCTTTAGTGAAATATATACCCCAGATTCAAATGGAAATATAACCAAGGGGAGGGTTGTAGCCTTTGAATCTAAGGAAAATATAGTAATAGGTAGTGATTTTACAATTTCTCTTTTGGGAGTAGATAACTTAGTTGTTGTGAAGGGGGAGAATAACAACATACTAATTGCTAAAAGAAGTAGGGTTCAAGATATAAAGAAACTTTTAGACTTATATAGGAGTATGCTATAA
- a CDS encoding LysM peptidoglycan-binding domain-containing protein: MKRLIATLFIILGAGALAQGNSIDRIKDEFKGYKETQRGEVLYLENNDEGTMAFIGNGNFKLGNLKNLLNEKGFSEEKPGYYRNSVGQIGYLGDEDGVKYLLLSEDGIGLADMREKMYNAFFKEEEKAPLEEEVPVPVPEIKKERYHTVVKGDTLYNISKRFGLTVEELQKLNNLKNNNIKLGQVLKY; encoded by the coding sequence ATGAAGAGATTAATAGCAACTTTATTTATAATTCTAGGAGCAGGAGCCCTTGCCCAAGGAAATAGTATAGACAGGATAAAAGATGAGTTTAAAGGATATAAGGAAACTCAGAGGGGAGAGGTTCTTTATTTAGAAAATAACGATGAGGGAACCATGGCTTTCATAGGAAATGGAAACTTTAAATTGGGGAATTTAAAGAACCTATTAAATGAGAAGGGGTTCTCTGAGGAAAAACCTGGATATTACAGAAATAGTGTAGGTCAAATAGGTTATTTAGGCGATGAAGATGGGGTTAAATACCTTTTATTATCAGAGGATGGCATAGGTCTTGCTGATATGAGGGAAAAAATGTACAATGCTTTTTTTAAAGAAGAAGAGAAAGCACCTTTAGAGGAGGAGGTACCTGTTCCCGTACCTGAAATTAAAAAAGAGAGATATCATACAGTTGTAAAGGGGGATACACTTTATAATATCAGTAAAAGGTTTGGATTAACTGTGGAGGAACTTCAAAAGTTAAATAACCTTAAAAATAACAATATTAAGTTGGGACAGGTATTAAAATACTAA
- a CDS encoding aryl-sulfate sulfotransferase N-terminal domain-containing protein translates to MRAKKERTLVMALGGILLASGLLIYFKGDKIYESLRGGKYTGTITKTFARRELENRIDRKIESKSLGRLIESLSLEKLDLADEILQDKDLVNFLNEGHLEIGGKKINYEEAVAQEKIKKGLQDLGVLSPELKGYLDKKYPTKTYVSIGKKIQIPEAIKTRDRLSRLIPEENLKNLILGLNDGKIETLNNIFIKNPEVVKALETKKIEDYTNIEKLYELSKSLYEIGQLDPRIALILNNIFPNFDFRKAALYGNLYLSDNTLEKNYMEEFQRGDYTIKHPLVKLNPYGRTPLTALVKFKTKEKNPKVKVTILGERGMENYSYISEYRDIEGVPIVGLYNRSKNRVILEVLNSKNIPVERGEVSIDTGYLSDLLPSIYVEKRVLGFTQPGMNLAVYNVKNEGMPFIFDSQGNIRYVLNTGNPIRTLTSLERSENGNWVVSNDEDNFIMDITGKILGRMGRTEPVEKPKNKEIQYLVRNNNVLTVVGFIDTPPHPYCLFSELGLDSKKPLFRAKIFYDYYKKEDNNIVKGERLPLYPGNNK, encoded by the coding sequence ATGAGGGCTAAAAAGGAAAGAACATTGGTAATGGCTCTAGGAGGTATTTTACTGGCCTCTGGACTTTTAATATATTTTAAGGGAGATAAAATATATGAGAGTTTAAGGGGCGGTAAATACACTGGGACGATAACTAAAACCTTTGCAAGAAGGGAACTAGAAAATAGAATAGATAGAAAAATAGAAAGTAAAAGTTTGGGAAGGTTAATAGAAAGCTTATCCTTGGAGAAATTGGATTTGGCCGATGAGATACTACAGGACAAGGACCTAGTAAACTTTTTAAATGAGGGTCATCTGGAAATAGGTGGTAAAAAAATAAACTATGAGGAAGCGGTGGCCCAAGAAAAAATTAAAAAGGGATTACAGGATTTAGGAGTTTTATCTCCTGAGTTAAAGGGATACTTAGATAAAAAATATCCCACTAAGACCTATGTATCCATAGGAAAGAAAATTCAAATTCCAGAGGCTATTAAAACAAGAGATAGACTTAGTAGACTTATCCCAGAGGAGAATTTAAAGAATTTAATTTTAGGATTAAATGATGGAAAAATAGAGACTTTGAATAATATTTTTATTAAAAATCCAGAGGTTGTGAAGGCCTTGGAAACAAAGAAAATAGAGGATTATACCAATATAGAAAAGTTATATGAACTCTCTAAGAGCTTATATGAGATAGGGCAGTTAGACCCAAGAATAGCTCTGATATTAAATAATATTTTTCCAAACTTTGACTTTAGAAAGGCAGCCCTTTATGGAAACTTATACCTTTCAGATAATACCCTAGAGAAAAACTATATGGAGGAGTTTCAAAGGGGAGATTACACAATAAAACATCCCCTAGTAAAATTAAATCCCTATGGGAGAACACCATTGACAGCCCTTGTTAAATTTAAAACAAAGGAGAAAAATCCAAAGGTCAAGGTGACTATTTTAGGTGAAAGGGGAATGGAGAATTATTCCTATATTAGTGAGTATAGGGATATAGAGGGAGTTCCCATAGTAGGACTTTACAATAGAAGTAAAAATAGGGTTATTTTAGAGGTTTTAAATTCTAAAAATATACCTGTTGAAAGGGGAGAAGTATCAATAGATACAGGGTATTTAAGTGACCTTCTTCCTAGTATATATGTGGAGAAAAGAGTTTTGGGATTTACTCAGCCTGGAATGAATTTAGCAGTTTACAATGTGAAAAATGAGGGGATGCCCTTTATATTTGATAGCCAGGGAAATATTAGATATGTGTTAAACACAGGAAATCCCATAAGAACTTTAACCTCTCTAGAGAGAAGTGAAAATGGAAACTGGGTAGTATCCAATGATGAGGATAATTTCATAATGGATATTACTGGGAAAATTCTAGGAAGAATGGGAAGAACAGAACCTGTGGAAAAACCTAAAAATAAAGAGATTCAATATTTAGTTAGAAACAATAATGTTTTAACTGTGGTTGGATTTATAGATACACCACCTCACCCTTACTGTTTATTTTCAGAATTAGGACTGGATAGTAAAAAACCTCTTTTTAGAGCTAAGATATTTTATGATTACTATAAAAAAGAGGATAACAATATAGTTAAGGGAGAAAGACTTCCCCTATATCCTGGGAACAATAAATAG
- a CDS encoding exopolysaccharide biosynthesis polyprenyl glycosylphosphotransferase, producing MKEIFYILSLGILFLGEVFLFNLEDVGIWGILAFIFIMLGMYLSDSMVFNVSKYTNRNYIFISLLDMFFLGLWYLITWEIGIVPLFLIFLGAQVILRTLINTLVYREKPVTILGEGILRENLEKSIRGREGYTYVEFNGDISTLKSFVKKNSIGIVLLGKLKMTNEEIEKILQLKLSGVEVRGYLDHMVDYEEKIDVEYIDEEWLLNAYGFEILRSKLQNKIKRIFDFTLALGMGICVSPLMAISALIVKLESPGGVIYSQARVGENGREFMVHKFRSMRADAEKNGAQWAQVNDPRVTKFGNFMRKTRIDELPQLLNVLKGEMSFIGPRPERQVFIDELEKQIPYYGLRHMVKPGLTGWAQVMYPYGATVEDAKNKLEYDLYYIKCYSLYLDIIILFKTLKTVVFGRGR from the coding sequence ATGAAGGAAATATTTTATATACTCTCCCTAGGAATTCTATTTCTAGGGGAGGTTTTTTTATTTAATTTGGAAGATGTGGGAATATGGGGGATACTAGCCTTTATATTCATAATGCTTGGAATGTATTTAAGTGATTCAATGGTGTTTAATGTTTCAAAATATACAAATAGAAACTATATTTTTATAAGTCTTTTGGACATGTTTTTCCTAGGTCTTTGGTATCTTATAACTTGGGAAATTGGAATAGTTCCACTATTTTTAATTTTCCTCGGAGCTCAGGTAATTTTAAGAACTCTTATAAATACTTTAGTTTATAGGGAAAAACCTGTAACTATTTTAGGGGAGGGAATTTTAAGAGAGAATCTAGAAAAAAGCATAAGGGGAAGAGAGGGATATACCTATGTGGAATTTAATGGGGATATATCTACTTTAAAATCCTTTGTAAAGAAAAATTCCATTGGAATAGTTTTACTAGGGAAACTTAAAATGACCAATGAGGAAATTGAAAAAATCCTTCAACTTAAACTTTCAGGGGTGGAAGTTAGGGGATATTTAGACCATATGGTAGATTATGAGGAAAAAATAGATGTGGAATATATAGATGAGGAATGGCTTTTAAATGCCTATGGTTTTGAAATATTAAGAAGTAAACTACAAAATAAAATAAAGAGGATATTTGATTTTACCCTAGCTTTAGGAATGGGAATATGTGTAAGTCCTCTAATGGCAATTTCAGCTTTAATTGTAAAGTTAGAAAGTCCTGGGGGAGTTATTTACTCCCAAGCTAGGGTTGGAGAAAATGGTAGGGAGTTTATGGTTCATAAGTTTAGGTCTATGAGGGCAGATGCTGAGAAAAATGGAGCCCAATGGGCCCAGGTAAATGACCCTAGAGTAACTAAGTTTGGAAATTTTATGAGAAAAACTAGAATAGATGAACTGCCACAACTGTTAAATGTTTTAAAGGGAGAAATGAGCTTTATAGGTCCCCGTCCAGAAAGACAGGTATTTATAGATGAACTGGAAAAACAGATACCATATTATGGTCTTCGTCATATGGTAAAGCCTGGTCTTACAGGTTGGGCTCAGGTTATGTATCCCTATGGAGCCACAGTGGAAGATGCTAAAAATAAACTAGAATATGACCTTTACTATATAAAGTGTTACAGCTTATATTTAGATATTATAATACTATTTAAAACCTTGAAAACTGTTGTTTTCGGAAGGGGTAGATAA
- a CDS encoding glycosyltransferase family 2 protein: MFISVFTPTYNRRDTLERLYESLKEQTFKDFQWVIVDDGSTDDTKEYLEKIKEENILNITYISKENGGKMRAINEGVALSKGEFFFIVDSDDYLTLDALEKIYKKGKNLPRELGGLVFRKINISTGKITGKRFKEEIVSTPLDIFYNLKIDGDKSEVIRTSIMREFPFEVFQGEKFLPEGYIWNRIGEKYKLLYVDEGIYYYEYLESGYTNSFKKLMRNNPRGFNIYYKYMLKQRIPLLNRVKFIIRYLESCFYILKGGKK, encoded by the coding sequence ATGTTTATAAGTGTTTTTACACCTACTTATAATAGAAGAGATACCTTAGAGCGATTATATGAATCTTTAAAGGAACAAACCTTTAAGGATTTTCAATGGGTGATTGTAGATGATGGGTCTACAGATGATACTAAAGAGTATTTAGAAAAAATAAAAGAGGAAAATATTTTAAATATAACCTATATTTCCAAGGAAAATGGTGGGAAAATGAGGGCTATAAATGAAGGAGTTGCTCTTAGTAAGGGGGAATTTTTCTTTATAGTAGATAGTGATGACTATTTAACTTTGGATGCTCTTGAAAAAATATATAAAAAGGGAAAAAACCTTCCAAGGGAACTTGGAGGGTTAGTTTTTAGGAAAATAAATATAAGTACTGGTAAAATTACAGGGAAAAGATTTAAGGAAGAGATAGTAAGTACTCCCCTAGATATTTTTTATAATTTAAAAATAGATGGAGATAAAAGCGAAGTAATAAGAACTTCTATTATGAGGGAGTTTCCCTTTGAAGTTTTTCAAGGGGAAAAATTTTTACCTGAGGGGTATATTTGGAATAGAATAGGAGAAAAATATAAACTTTTATATGTGGATGAGGGGATATATTACTATGAGTACTTAGAAAGTGGATACACCAACTCCTTTAAAAAACTTATGAGAAATAATCCTAGGGGATTTAATATTTATTATAAATATATGTTAAAACAGAGGATTCCCCTATTAAATAGGGTAAAATTTATAATAAGATATTTGGAAAGTTGTTTTTATATATTAAAAGGAGGGAAAAAATGA
- a CDS encoding glycosyltransferase family 4 protein produces MKILHVITSLELGGAEKLLVDLLPEQKKLGHQVDLLVLDLSGEVFLRKLKNQDIKVIGTSFSNRRSFRNIFYINRIIKNGDYDVVHAHLTHGQYWTSLSRYLDFGTSRRYVTTEHSTSNRRRGSKLLKLIDKIIYGNYDRIASISSPVELALLKWLGKQAKGRSQVIENGIDLKRYPREQRENSLKRLLMLARFHPSKDHGTLIRAMDKMRDYTLTLAGDGETMEYFKTMVKDLDLENNVTFLGFTRDVEKLLENHDIAIQSSFYEGFGLGALEAMASGLPVVGSNIPGLRDVVNEGGLLFTPESSEDLIEQIRKLENTELYREMSKRALENSERFSIENTAKKYIDFYNR; encoded by the coding sequence ATGAAAATACTTCATGTGATAACCTCCCTAGAACTAGGTGGAGCTGAGAAATTACTTGTGGATTTACTACCAGAGCAAAAAAAGTTAGGGCATCAAGTGGATTTACTAGTCCTAGATTTAAGTGGGGAGGTATTTTTAAGGAAATTAAAAAACCAAGATATTAAGGTAATAGGTACAAGTTTTAGTAATAGACGTAGTTTTAGAAATATATTTTATATTAATAGGATTATTAAAAATGGAGATTATGATGTGGTCCACGCCCATTTAACCCATGGACAATATTGGACAAGTTTAAGTAGATACTTAGATTTTGGAACGTCTAGAAGATATGTTACCACAGAACATAGCACTTCAAATAGAAGAAGAGGAAGTAAACTTCTTAAGTTAATAGATAAAATAATATATGGAAATTACGATAGAATAGCATCTATTTCATCTCCTGTGGAGTTAGCCCTTTTAAAATGGCTAGGAAAACAGGCAAAGGGACGTTCCCAGGTTATAGAAAATGGAATTGATTTAAAAAGATATCCTAGAGAACAAAGGGAGAACTCCCTTAAAAGATTACTTATGTTAGCTAGATTTCATCCATCTAAGGACCATGGAACTTTAATTAGAGCCATGGATAAAATGAGAGATTACACTCTTACCTTAGCTGGAGATGGGGAGACCATGGAATATTTTAAAACCATGGTGAAGGATTTAGATTTGGAAAACAATGTAACATTTCTAGGATTTACAAGGGATGTGGAAAAACTTTTAGAAAACCACGATATAGCCATTCAATCATCATTTTATGAAGGGTTTGGACTAGGAGCACTGGAAGCTATGGCTTCAGGACTTCCTGTGGTAGGAAGTAATATACCAGGACTTAGGGATGTGGTAAATGAAGGGGGACTTTTATTTACTCCAGAATCCTCTGAAGATTTAATAGAGCAAATAAGAAAACTTGAAAATACAGAGCTTTATAGGGAAATGAGTAAAAGAGCCTTGGAAAATAGTGAAAGATTTTCCATAGAAAATACAGCTAAAAAATACATTGATTTTTACAATAGGTAG
- a CDS encoding EpsG family protein, translating to MILYWLIFIKLFLGGFYEVLGKNEKIKNRLYYITIGTLVLFFGTRGFIGWDWYFYYPSFMKMAYSYEPGYMLFSKVVGLVYKNYHFFVFINTLLDFTMIYFIFKRKKYKILTLALYFAIQGIPMEVDLMRNIKSILLFLLSIKYIEEKRFLPFLGLNILGFTFHITALLYIPMYFILPRKYDWRLIWGLFILGNLYYLLDLKIIIRGMEYIGTSLGGGMGHKILGYMSVIPKTFHNRVTLLYLERIPLFLLGFFLCKNEINKNSLYIWIYIFLFTSELSIASVRIGILFIYSVWFILEEGVERAKGKKAKIAVLTLGLTIGLLRTWNHLSFSGNKITYPYRSVLYDHETYEKSKVRVDRARKTIGDGHGRELLLQY from the coding sequence ATGATACTTTATTGGTTGATTTTTATAAAATTATTCCTAGGAGGGTTTTATGAAGTTCTTGGGAAAAATGAAAAAATAAAAAATCGTTTATATTATATAACTATAGGAACCCTGGTGCTATTTTTTGGAACCAGGGGTTTTATAGGTTGGGATTGGTATTTTTATTATCCATCCTTTATGAAAATGGCCTATTCCTATGAACCTGGATATATGCTTTTTTCAAAGGTTGTAGGCCTAGTCTATAAAAATTATCATTTCTTTGTGTTTATAAATACACTTTTAGATTTTACAATGATATATTTTATATTTAAAAGAAAAAAGTATAAGATTTTGACCCTGGCTTTATACTTTGCAATACAGGGAATTCCCATGGAAGTTGATTTAATGAGAAATATTAAAAGTATACTTTTATTTTTACTTTCTATTAAATATATAGAGGAAAAAAGATTTTTACCATTTTTAGGTTTAAATATTTTAGGTTTTACCTTTCATATAACAGCTCTTTTATATATTCCCATGTATTTCATACTTCCTAGAAAATATGATTGGAGATTAATATGGGGATTATTTATCTTAGGAAATCTATATTATCTTTTAGATTTAAAAATTATTATTAGGGGAATGGAGTATATAGGAACAAGTTTAGGTGGAGGAATGGGACATAAAATTTTAGGGTATATGTCTGTAATTCCTAAAACTTTCCATAATAGAGTCACCCTTCTTTATTTAGAAAGAATACCTTTATTTTTACTGGGATTTTTTCTTTGTAAAAATGAGATAAATAAAAACTCCCTATATATTTGGATATATATATTTTTATTTACCAGTGAGCTTTCAATAGCTTCTGTGAGAATTGGGATATTGTTTATATATTCAGTTTGGTTTATATTAGAGGAGGGAGTGGAAAGAGCAAAGGGGAAAAAGGCAAAAATTGCAGTGTTAACCCTAGGATTAACCATAGGCCTTTTAAGAACTTGGAATCACCTTAGCTTTTCAGGAAATAAGATAACCTATCCCTATAGGTCAGTTTTATATGACCATGAAACCTATGAAAAGAGTAAAGTAAGGGTGGATAGGGCTAGGAAAACCATAGGAGATGGTCACGGAAGGGAGCTGTTGCTTCAATACTAA